From one Eleginops maclovinus isolate JMC-PN-2008 ecotype Puerto Natales chromosome 7, JC_Emac_rtc_rv5, whole genome shotgun sequence genomic stretch:
- the gpr161a gene encoding G-protein coupled receptor 161, which translates to MNTSRNCTSVGHGEGLAALESVSIVTITLLAGLGNFMIVATLYRRPYLLTPSNKFVFSLTLSNLLLSMLVLPFVAVSSAKREWVFGVVWCNFTALLYLLISSASMLTLGAIAIDRYYAVLYPMIYPMKITGNRAVVVIAYVWLHSLVGCLPPLFGWSSFEFDCYKWTCVASWHREPSYTAFWVTWCTLPPLFIMLACYGVIFRVARMKARKVHCGTVVVTHDDPNGAQKNGRKNSSTSTSSNGSRRSLVYAGSQCKAFVTILVVIGTFFMTWGPYVGVVCTEAIWGQGSVSQGLETFVAWLSFCSAVCHPLIYGLWNKTVRKELLGMCFGDRYYRESFATRHRTSRLFSISNRITDLGMSPHLTAMLAGGGHLLAPGSSTGDTGFSFTQDSCTDVMLLDNFSTDGSSHLQNQSNTSGKRRSSVTFEDQVEQAKAENNNTSSVQIHAEELKSLDTFASCLAMAIESDAKLTMFGEGLALPGGLFTTRAAPRPRYLDGQRLRLESIDEGIVKDDRDEEEQDMEEKLA; encoded by the exons ATGAACACCAGTAGGAACTGTACCTCAGTGGGGCATGGTGAGGGTCTGGCTGCCCTGGAGTCTGTCTCCATCGTGACCATCACACTCCTTGCCGGCCTGGGGAACTTCATGATCGTGGCAACCCTCTATCGCAGGCCTTATCTGCTCACACCCAGCAACAAGTTTGTATTCAGCCTGACCCTGTCCAACCTGCTGCTGTCCATGCTGGTGCTGCCGTTCGTGGCTGTGAGCTCAGCAAAGAGGGAGTGGGTGTTTGGGGTGGTGTGGTGTAACTTCACTGCCCTGCTGTACCTACTCATCAGCTCGGCCAGCATGCTCACCCTCGGAGCTATTGCCATTGACAG GTACTATGCAGTGCTTTACCCAATGATCTACCCCATGAAGATCACAGGAAACCGGGCAGTTGTTGTGATAGCTTACGTGTGGCTACACTCCCTGGTGGGCTGTCTGCCTCCTCTGTTTGGCTGGTCTTCCTTCGAGTTTGACTGCTACAAGTGGACCTGCGTTGCTTCTTGGCACAGGGAGCCAAGCTACACGGCCTTCTGGGTCACCTGGTGCACCCTTCCCCCCTTATTCATCATGCTGGCCTGTTATGGTGTAATCTTCCGTGTTGCACGCATGAAAGCCAGGAAAGTACACTGTGGGACAGTTGTTGTGACCCATGATGACCCTAATGGAGCTCAGAAGAACGGACGCAAAAACTCAAGCACCTCGACATCCTCTAATGGGAGCCGACGGAGCCTGGTGTATGCAGGGAGTCAGTGCAAGGCCTTTGTTACCATCTTAGTAGTCATCGGCACCTTCTTTATGACATGGGGGCCATATGTTGGGGTGGTGTGTACGGAGGCTATTTGGGGACAGGGGAGTGTTTCTCAGGGACTGGAGACGTTCGTAGCGTGGCTCTCTTTCTGCAGCGCGGTCTGCCACCCGCTCATCTACGGTCTGTGGAATAAAACGGTGAGGAAGGAGCTGCTGGGGATGTGTTTCGGCGATCGCTACTACAGGGAGTCATTCGCTACGCGGCATAGAACGTCCCGCCTCTTCAGCATCTCCAACAGAATAACAG atTTGGGTATGTCACCACACCTGACAGCCATGCTGGCGGGCGGAGGACATCTGCTGGCCCCGGGCAGCAGCACTGGTGATACCGGCTTCAGTTTCACTCAGGACTCAT GCACAGATGTGATGCTGCTGGATAACTTCTCCACAGACGGGTCCTCCCACCTACAGAACCAGTCGAATACGTccgggaagaggaggagctctGTCACGTTTGAAGACCAGGTGGAGCAAGCCAAAG ctgaaaacaacaacacatcctCAGTTCAAATCCACGCAGAGGAACTCAAATCTCTCGACACCTTCGCCTCCTGTTTGGCGATGGCCATAGAGAGCGACGCTAAGCTCACCATGTTCGGCGAGGGTCTGGCTTTACCGGGGGGACTGTTTACGACCAGGGCAGCACCGAGACCCAGATACCTGGACGGTCAGAGACTAAGGCTGGAAAGTATCGACGAAGGCATCGTTAAAGATGAcagagatgaagaagagcaGGACATGGAGGAAAAACTAGCCTGA